A genomic stretch from Arachis stenosperma cultivar V10309 chromosome 3, arast.V10309.gnm1.PFL2, whole genome shotgun sequence includes:
- the LOC130965972 gene encoding ethylene-responsive transcription factor CRF1-like — MPGSAISKQEKCHKKLGKQKVPIFKNQKTKSYKKIRIICSDPYATDYSSDEDNGSNKRTVKEILVPIPRPGKPKPNRMKMPHNFYTRSKSRSSSIFRGIQRRKNGIFSAQIRDPYRRIQLWLGTFDTEQQAVMAYRSKHHEFEMANKLTCPEAKIDVLVERVAPPPLPMDNVYLNLEELENRTVYNGNYYFDDCIDGCCSSYMEIGEGSSGNLPLPDVDLVDMDISWIDAAFKVDGH; from the coding sequence ATGCCGGGCTCTGCTatttcaaaacaagaaaaatgtcATAAGAAATTAGGAAAACAAAAGGTCCCaatattcaaaaatcaaaaaacgAAATCTTACAAGAAAATCAGAATTATATGCAGCGACCCATATGCTACAGATTACTCAAGCGACGAAGATAATGGTTCTAATAAACGAACTGTGAAGGAAATTCTGGTTCCAATACCTAGGCCTGGAAAACCAAAACCGAATCGTATGAAAATGCCTCACAACTTTTATACTCGAAGCAAAAGCAGGTCGTCAAGCATTTTCAGAGGGATTCAACGGCGGAAGAATGGGATATTTTCAGCTCAGATTCGAGATCCGTATCGACGGATTCAATTATGGCTTGGTACTTTTGATACTGAACAACAAGCTGTCATGGCTTATAGAAGTAAGCATCATGAGTTTGAAATGGCTAACAAATTGACATGTCCTGAAGCAAAAATTGATGTTTTGGTGGAGCGAGTTGCGCCACCGCCGTTGCCCATGGACAATGTGTATCTCAATTTGGAGGAACTTGAAAACAGAACAGTATACAATGGTAACTACTACTTTGATGATTGTATTGATGGTTGTTGTAGTTCTTATATGGAGATTGGAGAAGGTAGTAGCGGCAATTTGCCCCTTCCCGACGTTGATTTAGTTGACATGGACATTAGTTGGATCGACGCAGCTTTCAAAGTGGATGGCCACTAA
- the LOC130965973 gene encoding lysM domain-containing GPI-anchored protein LYP6-like, producing MMRNNVQQQQQFKDSALKMISLCSLIIVGVVETKSTIEPCNSSQACPSLLSYLLPWDSMLSEIATRFNVNVSDIMAANSAFPITASCGNEIVRAGSTVKIPATCQCVDGIRRSVSAVYRVKASDTLESISEGYGGLVTADQIRSFNKGVPLVDGDVVVIPLPCSCMKNQNNGESAVYMSYVVQKGETLGSVAAYFGTTVSDLEFVNGLGQPTVLPGDILSIPIPACSSATLNWYNESLIVPNGSYALTATNCIKCTCAPQGLKMQCFPSGMDVPCYNLRCKGSNLAIGDEHLEYSNAGCNVTQCVYRGHRGGKILSSLINSSYLQCPDNKSSSGATCWQPSAPYLADPFVLSPGPSPSIFPLPVSEAALMTHAYNYDYDHERRLHLFSLICRMLHLLFPMLLLCFLI from the exons ATGATGAGAAACAATgtgcagcagcagcagcagttCAAAGATTCAGCTCTTAAGATGATCTCATTGTGCTCCCTAATTATTGTAGGTGTAGTTGAAACAAAATCAACAATAGAACCATGCAACTCCTCCCAGGCATGCCCCTCACTTCTCTCATACCTCTTGCCATGGGACTCAATGCTATCCGAAATAGCAACACGCTTCAACGTGAACGTCTCAGATATCATGGCCGCAAACTCTGCCTTCCCAATAACAGCATCGTGCGGCAACGAAATCGTGAGAGCAGGATCAACGGTGAAGATACCAGCCACGTGTCAGTGCGTGGATGGAATCAGAAGGTCGGTGTCAGCAGTGTACAGGGTGAAAGCATCGGACACACTGGAATCGATATCAGAGGGTTATGGAGGGCTTGTTACTGCAGATCAAATTAGGAGTTTCAACAAAGGCGTGCCTTTGGTGGATGGAGATGTGGTAGTTATACCGTTGCCGTGCAGTTGCATGAAGAACCAGAATAATGGGGAAAGTGCGGTTTATATGTCCTATGTGGTTCAGAAAGGGGAGACACTGGGAAGCGTGGCAGCTTATTTTGGTACAACTGTTTCTGATTTGGAATTTGTTAACGGTCTTGGACAACCTACCGTTCTACCTGGCGATATTCTATCGATTCCTATTCCAG CATGTTCATCAGCTACTCTGAATTGGTACAATGAGAGTTTGATAGTCCCAAATGGCTCATATGCTTTAACTGCCACCAACTGTATTAAATGCACTTGTGCTCCACAGGGTCTCAA GATGCAATGTTTTCCTTCTGGAATGGATGTACCTTGCTATAATTTACGTTGCAAGGGATCCAATCTTGCTATTGGGGATGAACATCTGGAATATTCCAATGCTGGATGCAATGTCACCCAATGTGTGTACCGTGGCCATAGGGGTGGAAAAATTCTGAGTAG TCTGATCAACTCTTCTTATCTGCAATGTCCGG ATAATAAAAGCTCTAGTGGAGCAACATGTTGGCAACCCTCAGCACCATATTTGGCAGACCCATTTGTTTTGTCTCCAGGCCCAAGCCCAAGCATATTCCCCTTGCCTGTTTCTGAGGCTGCTCTAATGACTCATGCCTATAACTATGACTATGACCATGAGAGAAGGCTCCATCTGTTCTCACTCATCTGTCGTATGCTACACTTGTTATTCCCAATGCTTCTACTTTGTTTTTTAATCTGA